CCTGAACGCTTAAACGCATGGGCGGCGTTAGAAAGTGTGGCACATGTCTCCCAAGATTGCTTAAAGACTTTTGGGAAGTCATACTTTGTGAAAGCCTTTCCAAGATTATCCATTTGCCATTGCTTGACATTTCCTCTCCATGCTGATTTCATTGGTGAGAAAAAGCCGACGTCACACGCCTGCATTACATGGGTAGCGTTTGGCAAAAGGCAGTACAGAATAATATGATTTTCAGCACAAAATCTGGCTGCTTCCGCCGTCATATGAGTACTGTGGCCGTCCACAAACAGAATCACAGGCTTTTCAATGGTCTTTTCCTCAACGAAACTGTTGAACACGGCCAGAAAGCTCAGGAAAAGTTCCCTGTCCATCCATCCATTTTCAGAGTGAGCATATATTGCTTCGGGAAACTCTTTTATCCCCGTATCTCTAAATCGTTGTCCCGGGTATACAATTAACGGAGCGACGTAATCCCCGAGAGCATTGAAACAAGCCATAACAGTAATTTGTTGTTTGCTGTTAGACACGACTTGGTAAACATGTTTTGCGCCTGTTTGAGATAAAACCTTGCCCGACTTCATGCATAAAGGAAAACCGGACTCGTCGGCGTTGAATAACCGTCTTGGGTTCTTAATAAGAAGTTCCCAgttttgaatttctttttcCAAAAAGGCAAAAAGGCCATCATACCACGCCTGTACCATTGGCATTGAAATTGCAGCGCGCTCGTGTCCAAGTGCCTGTGGAATTCTTTCCGACAGCTCGGAGTGGCGTTTCATGAATGCCGTGTACCAGTCATACCCAGGCAAGTTGTCTTTGAATGGTGTTTTCCTTCCATCCAGATCCATAATTCGTTTAACCTCAAAGCACAGTTCTTTCCTGGTTATAGGATACCCTATTTCCGCCATGAGGTTGGCGTAATTTACCAGAGTGCTCTCTTCTGCCATCGTTAACACAGGCTTCGGGCCAGGTTTTATTGGTTCCAAAGGGACCCTGTTTGCCAGCTTGTCTAGAAGGGTTGTTTTAGGAACAGAGTATGTCCTAGATGCCATTGATTTCCCCATCCCGTTTCTTACAGCTTCAATTGCTAAGGCCATATTTTCAGGCGAGTATTGAACCCGTTTCTTCTTCACAGAGAGTTGAGATGCCATTTCTAAgagaaagagaaaataaagttgaaaagtaaaatttaaactaaaacgttgaatatttttatcagtAAAACACATGCACAAAATCTCTTTGTCTTAATTCGCTCAACACCAGTCAAACTATCCGAACAAATTCacagatttaaacatatttcgtatactggtacatgtacatgtacatgcagaCATGTCAGAGGTCACCTgtccgatcacgtgggtttccCCGGGTACTCTTGTTTCCTCGCACAGTAAGACCACTCGCGCTCTTCCATCCgatccaaatagagtgatttatTTAAGCTGTGTAGCTTGTTTCGCAattgttgtaaaataaatagTTTATATTCTACATGCAGACAAAGTTCttgataaattatatgtaaCCCGAAGGCAAAACAACAGTttgttattattaaaattatttttggaaCGTTCAGTATCAAATTATTATACTAACTGTACTAAAGGAAAATTGTAATTAAACGAATATATTCTTTATCTTAAATTTCTATAGCTGTAATTGTTTTCACatatatcaataaatcaaaGGCCACCTTGTGATGAGCCCCGTTACAAAAAAAAagcctgttttttttttaatgttttatgtccTTTACATTAAGGACGTGCCAGTTTGTCGGAAGCCGGAGTATCCAGGGAAAACCACCGCACAACAAGTCTTTGAAAACGATATTAAGacaagaaaatataaattgatgGGCTAGCATGAGGTTACAACACGGAAAAACGCCCCCTAatgtaatctatgttaacagtgttcAACTTGATGTCGCTAGTTATCCGTCTGGTGCAGTGATCGTCAACTACCGTGTccttataaatataatttattaggTCGATGCTGGGAATCATAATTATGACCcgaattattaaaaaaataacattgtttaattaaatgaaaagGATGGTAATAAGTGTATTATTAAACTGAagctaaaatatatacattgtagtttacgtctctgcaaaattatcaatctcaattcccattttaaaactaaaaatttGTTTCGGATTTGTAGTGGACCTCTCCTTGagaaaaaaaaggaagaaaattaaaaacaaaatttaaccGGCGTGATTTGAACCCTCCGTGAGACCTACTAAAACTATTCCctgctaaccattacaccaaTGTTCACCGGATACTAACTGtagtaaatacattgtaatatatatgttgCGCAGTACAATCTGTGTCACTAGCCAACGGTCGATAATACACGGAGATTGTGATTTCGTCAGGGTATTATCGACCCTTCTATTTTTTGGTATCTGAGCTACCTGCCCATGTTTTCTTTGAATATTTCAACAAATACCTGTCAGTTATCACTGATTGAACACAAAATTGAAGCTGTAAACGATAATACAGTTTGAAACAAgcatatttgattttatcttaCCTCTTAAATTCTCCTATAACGGTTCGTTATTTTGAATATTGCGCTGCAAGTCACTTCGATCAATCGGACCTCATCGTAGTTTCAAGACTCCCAGGAATGTAAGGGAAAAAGCATGATATTCCGAAAGGAATGGTCTACGTGATGAAAACGATTGAATGACAAGATAACGCTCATTAAGACTTAAATCAAGTTTTAATCAGAAAAATAGTCGATAATACACGGAGGTCGATAATACCCCAGTATGCTCTAGTCCAAAGCGTTAAagaacagataaggtgttgTGCCCCATCTTTCTGGTAATTAGTTCATCTATTTTGATCATCAGCATGCATCACAACGTACATGAtgtaaatattctttttataaaatttgttttttgtaataCGGTAAGATTTAACTATGGAAAGTTTGATTGTGTAACTTGACtacagtaattcatacaatagtatacaaatggTGGATCATAGATACTTCCAGGGGGCATTTAATACAAGGGAACTCttgcaaaagaaaagtacacaattggtatttctgggtctagaaattcctaatacacaaaacatgtgttcattttacgaaatgaatatcataattatataataatctttctcaaagcgatcaatttgtggttaagagaggCTTGGCTAATTATTACACATTCAAGTGtaattgacctgtgttaatATTGTCCGAGTGCAAAGTCAATAAAAGCAACTCAagttcttcagggtggtgtcctatggTCAATGCTTTTTCTTGTAAGTAACATGCACATTAGAGAATGGTTTGATACTTGccaaagaaaataatacaaagtatctagtataaaaaataagaacctcagtttcggttcatatggtgtcatACCGccctggtatattttaaaataatgacatcgGGCTACGGTctgggttattatttattctaccagggcgggataacaacatatatacatccttttacatgtatatctgcaGTGCTTTTATCTATATATTCGGTAATTCCTTTGTTATATTCGATACATTTACCATTATGCTCCGTCGTTTTATCGAGATATTCGATGCCTTTTCCTTTATATTATTTAGCttaaattaaactttatattcggtacaaatttctttaattctgtacacacttctttatatgatgtgcaaccttctttatataatgtgcaaacatttatatgatgaaGATCAAATCCGGCttataatatatgcataattttTCGGCTGCTTTCGTCTTAGTTACAGCactttgtatagttgtgtaggattttgaaaagaaaattattgctcttaccaacggtagtaaccgggTTTTTTTAAAGACTAActagaaatattattttaaacgataaaactacatgtaggtGGACTAATTTTTGATTGTCTCGGGATCTATCCATCCTTCTCAATACATATCATGTAGATtacgattttaccgattttggtatttaaactcataaaacgtctaaaatggtctatgcATGACACTGTGGTGGGTCCAAATTATTGGATCGCCATCTACATGTAGACAATTAATCCCGTGTCTACATTGGATCaccaatataagaaaaaaaaatgattttgttttaattttagatgtgcTACTATTTTGCTATtcatattataaaaatgaaaactattAAGAAACAAACGCTAATTGAATtcttcgtttcggaaaggtagttggtATTTAAAGCTTTATGAATGTGCCgtgattttcatactcacgaatcaagagattttggatattttattcaccatcaatcttttgaaaattacatttacaagtaTGAATATGAactgaaaattattttgacaGTACATATGCGGTCAGGCTATGAAgcctacaatttcatttaaatggACAATTCAGGTTAAAAGCACAataaaatttgtacatttatcGGAAAaccccccagttctaatggaaaatagatcagtcggttttactgtgatatgccagaaaagcccatggtggcgAAATGCGTGTTgagtgttcaaactcgctcgctgtccgccattacacattgtggtcgaacatttTGTATGTCGAACCCCATCCCTTGCTcctagagtaatgctacttttgtctagaactgctcaaatcactctgacaatagtgtgtttaccttattaggtgaattggttcttctaaaaaatcattttatcacctcctcagtggttatgcagtGCATTTGTTTAATGCagtgcatttgtttaacgtgcgtgacgttggctcgggtatagatacagcgtacatattttacctgctgaatcgtattgctcaacaatttataattacaacggtatagattaaaatattaaacaatgacgtggaatttgtcaatattttatgttatatgtttcataagaaatgtagaacaatacatttatgccatattttgcttcttggttatgtaaaagaattagcccgagtgaattgtccctttaacatttttataaagtaataagaaattataaagtgattactgcaggtatgcatttatcttaacatacataatgCATACAAGGCATCGTATATAGTTTtctgaccatttgaatgattatcacaCCTTAAAACAACCTGATGGTTTTTAATAGTTTCTCGAAGAAAAATTTTcatgcccagttacggcacatataacttaaccaatcaatacataaaatcgggtaattaataaaacaaaatgttcccaGTTGCCATACATCATCtatgatataggtacatgtatatattatccgaATAGCGTTTATTGAACTTTGATTCCTAGGCGTGGCAACattataagatttttcaaatatctacatatatatgtagatctgCTACCCTGTTGAGATCAGCCGCTTGATTTTTTACACTTTACCTTATCCTAAACATGTTCCCTAACAGGTTTAGTTGAATTCGGACCAGTTGAGAAGATGATGGAATTGTTATGTTTAATGGTGATAGACGACAAATAAAAGTGATGTGGATAGGTCACTTGCCTGAGTGACCACCTTGTTCTTCAGGcttaatagtccgaaggcccgttaatctgAACGTCCGTTAGTCCGAACGACCGTTAGCCCAAAGGCTCTTTAGTCCGAAAGTCTGATAGTCCGATAAccgatataaatgtacagactTTAATTACAAGACTCAGTagtaaacttgctaagatatgtgtaactctAGATTAATTGACACCATCTTCAGTGACCCACGGATAattgcactacactacgctacattTATCACAAATGTAGCGTACGTAGGGTCACCGACAAAAAGCTAAATGTGACTAATTTTAAGAATTGTGAAAAAAGCATAatcttgcaatacatgtacgtaaacgtatccgatatgaaagagtgtatatgtacactgcaATTCTGGTTATTAGTTTCCCAGAAATTACCATTATGCGAACCATTTCCATCAATGAAAAAGGGGAGAATAAACAAGTTAAAGGAAGAAgaaggaaacacaaaaataagtcgtgaaatacatatttcatacatgtatgcagGTTAAAATTGGTGATATATATCATCCATTCATGCAGCCATGTTATccctaatgcaatcaaattacGGGGGACAGAAGCTTGACATTAGGcatatgtttgtaagataattcgTAAATTGTGCATTTATGTGacatcttataaaatgtaagatattttctttctttttatgattttttttatttataattttgatgtattttttatcATGCAATGCTCATTGAAGAAATCACAACTTGCCGTCCATAAAAGTTTGCAGTTAAATAACTTTAAAGAATTgccgaaaaatgtatttatcacaatttattgaaaacatgtaaaactttcaatttacatgaagtaaaacaactatataaattgcaatattttctatttttcggattaacgggccttcaaactattaggccttagcggttgaagtgaccttaaaattaacagatgacgattactgcgtactaatcagacggcacgaccagaccattattacacgattatcatataataaacaaattattgaaattcatagttcaaagaaaaatactttgacagcTCTCGATgaagaaattgctatcaaatatcTTCATCTAGCTACAAACACGTGcacataattattttcattagcaatccaatatggcgagtgttatccattgtttgcgcatgtgtaacaggaaggcgacaagtcgacaactcgacaacacgacaagtcgacaacacgacaaggcgacaacacgacaagtcgacaactcgacaacacgacaagtcgacattttaccgcgacaacacgagattctgtacgcgctaattagcgtgtttgaaatgtcgacttgtcgtgttgtcgacttgtcgtcttgtcgtgttgtcgacttgtcgcggttcgaaaacgcgacaagtcgacattttaactgttaaatctcgggttgtcgcagtttgagaccgcgacaactcgacaaggcgacaacacgacaaggcgacaacacaacaacacgagatggccgtaatcagccaccatactaTACAGATGCAGTTCACCTACTGGTGACGTACAATTGAGGTTACATTCTGTGGATTCTATGTTGGAAAACATGCAGAGATCAACAGGATCCCACATGCAGGAGACTGCATTGGCGAGGGAAATTGGAAATCTTCGTGGACGCATACATGCATTAGAAGAAATGCTAGATGCTACGACAGCTTCTGTGAGCGTTCGGTCATCAAGCACCGGTGAAGGTGAGAAATTTGGTGATCGACGCTCTGAAATCCGTGAGGGAATGCAGAGGGGTAATCGACTTTCTTCATATCGAGAAGCCGATCCTTCTGTCCGGTTATTCACCCCGGATCAAGATATAGGACTAATTCCTAGTGAGATCCATTGTGTTGGCAGGTGTCCACACGGGCGGATTGCTGATGGTTGCGGGGCTGGGTGTCGCGCGCATGACAGTACTGTTATTCGGGATTCACCGGTTGATCCGGATCCCATTTTGCCCAGCAGAAATGTTGTACGTAACCAATCTCACAGTGAGCTTGACGTAATGACCAGTAAAAAGTATAGGAAACCGGCCTCTTATGATGGTAAAGACAATTGGGAAGACTATTTGGTTCAATTTGAACTTCTCTCTGAAATGAATAGTTGGGACGACAAAAGCAAAGCCTTGGAATTGGCAATTACTTTAAGAGGTGCTGCTCAAGGTGTCTTAAGTGACTTGGAAGTTACACAACGCAAGGATTACAGCAGTTTAGTCGCAGCCTTGACAGCAAGATTTCAGCCTGAAAATATGTCAGCCATGTACAAGACACAATTAAAAGGAAAATTAAGGAAGAATGATCAACCGCTTCCTGAGCTGGCACATGAGATTAGAAGACTAGTAAGACTAGGATACCCATCTGCAAACCAAGAGACTAGACAACAGATAAGCATTGACTACTTTATAGATGCCCTGAATGACACCGAGATGGAATGGTCTGTACATTCAAGCAATGTGCAGACCATCGAAGATGCTGTGCGGATTGCACTATCCCTTGAAACATTCAGGGTTGGGAGACGAAAACGAGCAACATGCAGCATCCGTCACATTCAGGAAGAAGACGAATATTCCATCGATAGAATCGCAGAGAAAATAGCAGAGAGAATAGATGAATTGCAGATCCATGGGACCCCAGCTACTCTAAGGTCACTTCAGGAAGGAACGAAGTCGACAAGATTATGTTTCTTTTGTGGCATACCAAGACACAAGAGGAACAAATGCCGGAAACGTCTGCAACATAAAAGTAATGTTGGTAAAGCAGATGAGTGAATTAAAGGGTATCATAAAGAGCTTGAGAAGAATAACGCGAACAAGATGAATCCAGTCATATTGAGTTTAATACAGCTCGGAATTGATATTTTAGTAAACAAACATAATATCTCAGGACATAAGATGATTCTTGTCTTACGACAGACAAATGAGAGGGATTCTTTGGGAAGTTTTGCTATATGTTCTGAGTATATGGTTGATAGAAATTCATAGTGTagcccatcctcgatactccagggcttacgatcacttacgatctctacacccctggactatctcatagtgaaattgaaggcagctcagcggaaaacatttgaccaatcacaggctagcaaagatttcctttgaagactacagagagagcgacgcctaacatctaAGCCACACattcaaccacagtgtaccgttatacggctcttttgatgtacatcaaatgactaaattacctgttctattctgttgcctccagttttactatgagatagtccaggggtgtagagatcgtaagtgatcggaagccctggagtatcgaggatgagtgtAGCCCAGTTAAAAAGATTAAACGACTATTGCTGCctgagagagagaaaaatagTATATGTCTATTAGTGAGTCCGTGTCCGACCGGGACACGTTAGAGGAACCGATGTTAACCCAGGTGGGTGGGTGTCTTTCTTATTTGGTCATGTGACGACGAAGATAATTTTATTTCGTTGGTATGAGGAATGACCTATGTGGGTTGATTCCAGCTTCATTACTGTCTGGGACAGTTGCCTTGTGCACGAGGTAGAGACTGGTTGAAACTCTAGGCAACACATATCCTTAGTATTACATATCCTGGATCCTTGTTCTGGCGAAGCTATCCCGGCCAGATAGATGAACCGAGACTATCAGCCCGAGTCAATTGCGAGCCACCTTGGATGGATCGGAAGAGGATCTCGACAACCATGCGTAGGATGTGGACGAACTCGAGGAGCTTGAAGAAAGAAGACATTTTTAGTTAAAATCTTACAGTTTTGATAAGGATAACGTTCTATATAATGTAAAGTTTAATGGAAAAGTAGAGTAATATAATGCAACTGTTAAGATTAAATtctaatgaggaaaaacggtataaagctagtatattaatactccgaaataaaaggccaaaataaattcaaagtaaaatcaaaatc
The nucleotide sequence above comes from Argopecten irradians isolate NY chromosome 1, Ai_NY, whole genome shotgun sequence. Encoded proteins:
- the LOC138335373 gene encoding uncharacterized protein, with the protein product MASQLSVKKKRVQYSPENMALAIEAVRNGMGKSMASRTYSVPKTTLLDKLANRVPLEPIKPGPKPVLTMAEESTLVNYANLMAEIGYPITRKELCFEVKRIMDLDGRKTPFKDNLPGYDWYTAFMKRHSELSERIPQALGHERAAISMPMVQAWYDGLFAFLEKEIQNWELLIKNPRRLFNADESGFPLCMKSGKVLSQTGAKHVYQVVSNSKQQITVMACFNALGDYVAPLIVYPGQRFRDTGIKEFPEAIYAHSENGWMDRELFLSFLAVFNSFVEEKTIEKPVILFVDGHSTHMTAEAARFCAENHIILYCLLPNATHVMQACDVGFFSPMKSAWRGNVKQWQMDNLGKAFTKYDFPKVFKQSWETCATLSNAAHAFKRSGLFPLTPEGIDQSKLGPCKLISKEKLETKEREAEETDDGDTGANDINLSDDRPNAVALSCQAKHSTTNDKDCDKENVIVQRDIAETTNDKDCDKENVIVQRVIADVHVSAVVGNMTRNEHAVSAAFQTLVIPEIKTGKNKSKRKKLPKALSGHEALEMFKQKEEEKIEEERKKKERAEKRIENKQKKEEERKAKQERAEERKRIREEKEQSKRALKRSCKKLFDTDSEEEFLEDFESDADTHFCPGCQSTGGRVSEWVACVTCSLWWHILCSSDITLINLHREADIEAYRFTCDFCK